The following are encoded together in the Candidatus Micrarchaeum acidiphilum ARMAN-2 genome:
- a CDS encoding peptidase S1 and S6 chymotrypsin/Hap gives VAVKSYYEDTETEGFPVPRMAAGTGIIISGSGYVVTNAHVVAGSSQIRITTPDNKTHLARVVGYDTATDLALIRIMTKGLSLSAVDFGDSSAIRPGDPVIAVGNALGLPGGPTVSLGVVSAVQRQIPMSEFIFEGLIQTDAAINPGNSGGPLATLDGKVIGMNTAMIPCPLLTLFISFAGMRTKSSPSFIPTSSKSTYPTGSGMASSLFPSSPFRGFG, from the coding sequence CAGTGGCAGTTAAATCTTATTACGAGGATACGGAAACTGAAGGGTTTCCTGTACCTCGCATGGCTGCTGGCACTGGAATTATAATCAGCGGCAGCGGATATGTTGTCACCAATGCCCATGTTGTGGCTGGAAGCAGCCAGATTCGGATTACGACACCGGATAACAAAACGCACCTGGCAAGAGTGGTTGGTTACGACACTGCAACTGACTTGGCACTTATAAGGATTATGACAAAGGGTCTGAGTCTATCTGCCGTTGATTTTGGAGACTCGTCTGCCATACGGCCAGGAGATCCTGTCATAGCAGTTGGCAACGCTCTAGGCCTGCCTGGCGGCCCAACGGTTTCCCTGGGTGTAGTCAGTGCCGTACAGCGCCAGATTCCAATGTCTGAATTCATCTTTGAGGGTCTAATACAGACAGACGCCGCAATAAATCCCGGAAACAGCGGAGGGCCCCTAGCTACTCTGGATGGTAAGGTGATAGGGATGAACACCGCAATGATACCTTGCCCTCTTCTTACACTATTCATTTCATTTGCAGGTATGCGCACTAAAAGTTCTCCGTCTTTCATACCCACATCGTCAAAATCAACATATCCAACAGGTTCTGGCATGGCCTCATCTCTTTTTCCTTCGTCCCCTTTCAGAGGATTCGGTTAA
- a CDS encoding pyridoxal-phosphate dependent TrpB-like enzyme, protein MQKEKDKAKENFEEYRIDLRQKDAPKEFYNILGDIGQDLPKPIDDTGESFALLQKVLPKGVLELEFSDKDHIPIPEEIRDKFKMVNRPTPIIRARQLEAHFGNKVKIYMKMEGFTYVGSHKINSSIPQAYYAKADGAKFVTTETGAGQWGSAVALAASLFGLESKIFMVKVSYAGKPYRRYLMNMFGGEVHPSPSELTGFGRGILRKEPDSPGSLGMAITDAVEYAKEHGGKYVVGSVVNSDLMFKSIAGLEAKKQMESIGEDPDYVIGCVGGGSNYAGLAYPFLEEELKAGKIRRRYIAAGSAEIPKMTKGKYEYDYPDTGKVLPQLKMYTVGHDFVPPPIYAGGLRYHAVAPSLSLLMSKGIVEARDYDQNESFRYAKLYSKIEGYVPAPETSHSFPIIEEIAKKAGSKKPVVLMSFSGNGMLDLANYAEAFGFDAAQKGAGKQ, encoded by the coding sequence ATGCAAAAAGAAAAAGACAAAGCGAAAGAGAATTTTGAGGAATACAGGATAGACCTAAGGCAGAAGGACGCCCCGAAGGAGTTCTACAACATACTTGGCGACATAGGGCAGGACCTGCCAAAGCCCATAGATGATACAGGAGAGTCGTTCGCGCTGCTGCAGAAGGTGCTGCCCAAGGGCGTGCTGGAGCTTGAGTTCTCAGACAAGGACCATATACCTATACCTGAGGAGATCAGGGACAAGTTCAAGATGGTAAACAGGCCCACTCCGATAATAAGGGCAAGGCAGCTCGAAGCTCATTTCGGCAACAAAGTCAAGATCTACATGAAGATGGAAGGCTTCACATATGTAGGTTCGCACAAGATAAACAGCTCTATACCGCAGGCGTACTATGCGAAGGCAGACGGTGCAAAATTCGTAACAACTGAAACAGGAGCCGGGCAGTGGGGTTCTGCAGTAGCCTTGGCGGCATCGCTTTTCGGTCTGGAGTCCAAGATATTCATGGTAAAGGTAAGCTACGCTGGAAAGCCGTACAGGAGGTACCTGATGAACATGTTCGGGGGCGAAGTGCACCCTAGCCCGTCAGAGCTTACGGGCTTCGGCAGGGGCATACTGCGCAAGGAGCCCGATAGTCCTGGATCGCTTGGCATGGCAATAACCGATGCCGTGGAGTATGCAAAGGAGCACGGAGGCAAGTATGTCGTAGGGAGCGTGGTCAACTCAGATCTTATGTTCAAGAGCATAGCCGGGCTTGAAGCTAAAAAACAGATGGAAAGCATAGGAGAAGACCCTGACTACGTTATTGGGTGCGTAGGCGGAGGCTCAAATTATGCGGGACTGGCCTACCCGTTCCTGGAAGAAGAGCTGAAAGCGGGAAAGATAAGAAGGCGCTACATAGCGGCAGGTTCTGCAGAAATACCGAAAATGACCAAAGGCAAGTACGAATACGACTATCCTGATACGGGCAAGGTCCTGCCGCAGCTCAAGATGTACACCGTAGGGCACGACTTCGTGCCGCCGCCGATATACGCCGGCGGGCTGAGGTACCATGCGGTCGCGCCTTCGCTCAGCCTTCTTATGAGCAAGGGCATAGTTGAGGCCAGGGACTACGACCAGAATGAAAGCTTCAGGTATGCAAAGCTTTATTCAAAGATAGAAGGATATGTGCCTGCCCCAGAAACAAGCCATTCGTTCCCGATAATAGAGGAGATCGCCAAAAAGGCTGGTTCAAAGAAGCCTGTTGTGCTGATGAGCTTCTCAGGTAACGGGATGCTGGACCTTGCAAACTATGCAGAGGCGTTCGGATTCGATGCAGCGCAGAAAGGCGCGGGGAAGCAGTAG
- a CDS encoding polysaccharide biosynthesis protein, protein MQPNYRSEAKLAERMMPMLDETIDGSKMEDFGVDTAKKSSIFVSGKLAALIFGAVLLIFLTRYLSLDGYGLYSVVYSYATVLTLGGNFGIGTTFRKRLADARSYDERSKLLANGYFLAIVLGLVLTLAGIAVSPAIAEFAYRNSALALPLEFAAATIFFSILYNVTVSALVGIGRVKVSGVVTVAYSLIQLVMVVYLVLAGYGVLGAIAGILGSLAVSSAIALAYLASSTRIRLIRPERKYMSGIMKFAYPVLVSNFATMGLMSFAIDFLGVFVSSAVVGDYGAAFRVGRYVEVILVSTTFVLMPAFSKLFSDESLSKKISSMYSNSMYYMLLFLVPVLAYGATVSVPLFRLFFSKAYSLGAIYFIIIEIGLAVSIIGNFAGALIVGYGDTKKFMKYQLTTIAIEMALLLVLTPLMQIYGVLISLFVVGPVVLDIVYMKALKRQFSIKIAWAKLLRVVLPGIILGLVMAGLAILLRERLLLIAINFAVAVLLYPPLVVLFGGINKKNIEILTKIGNKLGPAKVVLRYMLPYTMLFMKREGAPDHHD, encoded by the coding sequence TTGCAGCCAAATTATAGGTCTGAAGCAAAGCTTGCTGAGCGCATGATGCCAATGCTCGATGAAACTATAGACGGCTCGAAGATGGAGGATTTTGGCGTGGACACCGCCAAGAAAAGCAGCATATTCGTGTCTGGCAAGCTTGCCGCGCTGATCTTTGGGGCTGTGCTCCTAATATTCCTTACGAGATACTTGAGCCTGGACGGCTACGGCCTTTACAGCGTCGTGTATTCCTATGCAACTGTGCTCACCCTGGGCGGCAACTTCGGCATAGGCACAACATTCAGGAAAAGACTTGCGGACGCCAGGTCCTACGACGAGAGGTCAAAGCTGCTTGCAAACGGGTATTTCCTTGCGATAGTCCTTGGCTTGGTGCTCACCCTTGCAGGAATTGCAGTAAGCCCGGCAATAGCGGAATTCGCATACAGGAACAGCGCACTTGCCCTGCCCCTTGAATTCGCGGCGGCAACCATATTCTTCAGCATACTGTACAACGTAACTGTATCGGCACTTGTAGGCATAGGCAGGGTCAAGGTATCCGGAGTCGTGACGGTTGCATACTCTTTGATACAGCTGGTCATGGTCGTTTATCTGGTGCTTGCAGGATACGGCGTTCTCGGCGCGATAGCAGGCATACTTGGCAGCCTTGCGGTGAGCTCGGCCATAGCCCTTGCGTACCTTGCATCGAGCACCAGGATCAGGCTGATAAGGCCCGAAAGGAAATACATGTCCGGGATCATGAAGTTCGCTTACCCTGTCCTTGTGTCGAACTTTGCTACAATGGGGCTGATGAGCTTCGCGATAGATTTCCTGGGCGTCTTTGTTTCTTCCGCTGTGGTAGGCGACTACGGCGCGGCGTTTAGGGTTGGAAGATACGTTGAAGTTATACTCGTGTCTACAACGTTCGTGCTGATGCCTGCATTCTCAAAGCTCTTCTCGGATGAGAGCCTTTCCAAGAAGATAAGCTCGATGTACAGCAACAGCATGTACTACATGCTGCTGTTCCTGGTGCCAGTGCTGGCTTATGGCGCCACGGTATCAGTTCCGCTGTTCCGCCTATTCTTTTCCAAGGCGTATTCTCTCGGGGCCATATACTTCATAATAATAGAGATCGGCCTTGCGGTATCAATAATCGGCAATTTTGCCGGAGCACTTATAGTGGGCTATGGAGACACGAAAAAGTTCATGAAGTACCAGCTTACCACGATAGCAATAGAAATGGCGCTGCTGCTGGTGCTCACTCCGCTTATGCAGATATACGGGGTGCTGATCTCGCTTTTCGTTGTTGGGCCCGTTGTACTTGACATTGTATACATGAAGGCGCTGAAAAGGCAGTTCAGCATAAAGATAGCGTGGGCAAAGCTGCTGCGCGTGGTATTGCCCGGGATAATACTCGGCCTGGTGATGGCAGGACTGGCAATACTTCTCAGGGAGCGCCTTTTGCTTATAGCAATAAATTTTGCAGTGGCTGTACTGCTTTACCCGCCACTTGTGGTCCTGTTCGGCGGGATAAACAAGAAGAACATTGAGATATTGACAAAGATAGGCAACAAGCTGGGCCCTGCAAAGGTGGTGCTCAGGTACATGCTGCCCTACACCATGCTATTCATGAAGCGCGAAGGCGCACCTGACCACCACGATTAA
- a CDS encoding tryptophanyl-tRNA synthetase, which translates to MAEEFHVDAYKVEGKVDYDKFAERFGLTLLDGKTRARLEKLGGSLHFMIKRNIFYAQRELGWMLDEYEKGNRFYIYTGIAPSGSMTVGHLIPFLMTLWLQKAFGAEVYIQIPDEEKFLAKKDPALTLERIHELAYDDALNIIALGFDPKKTKIFFDTEYASVLYKQAVRVAKHITFSTVKDAMGFTNEDNIGKIFYTSMQAVPAFLKSVEEGHNVPCLIPLAIDQDVHFRVARDVITKLGYYKPAILYAKFLPAFDGTSKASASDPTKTIYLSDSHEEVRKKVNKMLTGQQDTAELQKKYGGDPEKCVVCQYFKYLFEPDDKKLEAIFKAERDGTVLAGEHKKALADAINKYLDEHRKKKEALKGKLDSFILRA; encoded by the coding sequence ATGGCCGAGGAGTTTCACGTTGATGCGTACAAGGTAGAAGGCAAAGTTGACTATGACAAGTTCGCGGAGAGATTCGGCCTGACGCTGCTTGACGGCAAGACCCGGGCAAGGCTGGAAAAGCTCGGAGGCAGCCTGCATTTCATGATAAAGCGCAACATATTCTACGCCCAGAGGGAGCTTGGATGGATGCTCGATGAATATGAAAAGGGCAACAGGTTCTACATCTACACCGGCATTGCGCCCTCGGGCTCCATGACGGTAGGGCACCTGATACCGTTCTTAATGACGCTGTGGCTGCAGAAGGCGTTCGGGGCCGAAGTCTACATACAGATACCTGACGAGGAGAAGTTCCTGGCCAAGAAAGACCCCGCGCTAACCCTTGAGAGGATACACGAGCTTGCATACGACGACGCGCTCAACATAATAGCACTGGGATTTGACCCAAAGAAGACAAAGATATTCTTCGATACCGAATACGCAAGCGTCCTGTACAAGCAAGCGGTCAGGGTAGCAAAGCACATCACGTTCTCAACAGTCAAGGATGCGATGGGTTTCACAAACGAGGACAACATAGGCAAGATATTCTACACCAGCATGCAGGCGGTGCCTGCGTTCCTAAAATCGGTAGAGGAAGGCCATAACGTGCCGTGCCTCATACCATTGGCAATAGACCAGGACGTGCACTTCAGGGTCGCAAGGGACGTCATAACAAAGCTTGGCTATTACAAGCCTGCGATACTGTACGCGAAGTTCCTGCCTGCGTTTGACGGGACTTCAAAGGCTTCCGCAAGCGACCCCACGAAGACAATATACCTGAGCGACAGCCATGAAGAGGTAAGGAAAAAGGTCAACAAGATGCTCACCGGCCAGCAGGACACCGCTGAGCTGCAGAAGAAATACGGAGGGGATCCGGAAAAATGCGTGGTGTGCCAGTACTTCAAGTACCTGTTCGAGCCTGACGACAAAAAGCTCGAGGCGATATTCAAGGCCGAAAGGGACGGAACAGTGCTCGCTGGTGAGCACAAGAAGGCGCTGGCAGACGCCATAAACAAGTACCTGGACGAGCACAGGAAAAAGAAGGAAGCCCTGAAAGGCAAGCTCGACTCGTTCATACTCAGGGCGTGA
- a CDS encoding zinc finger CDGSH-type domain protein — protein MRIIRHDRNHPFVVKLEELPGFDKLTSDDKVLKYEIHLCACGLSHHKPFCDGSHAKTKTEEEGKLYAYDENDQMHALKKEYE, from the coding sequence ATGCGAATAATAAGACACGACAGGAACCATCCGTTTGTTGTAAAGCTGGAGGAGCTGCCTGGCTTTGACAAGCTAACAAGCGACGACAAGGTGCTGAAGTACGAGATACACCTGTGTGCATGCGGCCTGTCGCACCACAAGCCGTTCTGCGATGGAAGCCATGCAAAGACGAAGACAGAGGAGGAAGGCAAGCTCTACGCATACGACGAAAACGACCAGATGCACGCACTCAAGAAAGAATACGAGTGA
- a CDS encoding S-adenosylmethionine decarboxylase proenzyme: protein MPKTQTRNVQMTMPRIIGKHVYGNLDGVDGSVIANLGVLTKIVVESAKIGNMHIIEMITKKFNSYNGIEGGVSVIALIEESHIALHTWPESSYATVDIYSCGEASNPEVAFNYIVGKLKPRAVSSNFIDRGK from the coding sequence ATGCCAAAAACCCAGACCCGGAATGTGCAAATGACGATGCCGAGAATAATAGGAAAGCACGTGTATGGAAACCTAGACGGAGTTGACGGATCCGTAATCGCGAATCTTGGCGTGCTTACCAAGATCGTTGTCGAATCCGCAAAGATAGGCAACATGCACATAATAGAGATGATAACGAAGAAGTTCAATTCATACAACGGCATCGAAGGCGGAGTTTCCGTAATAGCGCTCATAGAGGAGAGCCACATAGCCTTGCACACCTGGCCTGAAAGCTCGTATGCAACCGTAGACATATACTCCTGCGGCGAGGCGAGCAATCCAGAGGTTGCGTTTAACTACATCGTGGGGAAGCTCAAGCCCAGGGCAGTGTCATCCAACTTCATAGACAGGGGAAAGTAG
- a CDS encoding 50S ribosomal protein L40E yields MGKFPIADAEISKIWICRRCKARNKAQSKKCRKCGYDSLRPKRKEAKAKK; encoded by the coding sequence GTGGGAAAATTTCCGATAGCAGATGCTGAAATATCAAAGATATGGATTTGCAGACGGTGCAAGGCAAGAAACAAGGCCCAGAGCAAGAAGTGCAGGAAATGCGGATACGATTCGCTCAGGCCGAAAAGAAAGGAGGCCAAGGCCAAGAAGTGA
- a CDS encoding 3-hydroxy-3-methylglutaryl CoA synthase — translation MENADAPIEAVPESRVAITGLAYSLGRLRISTEEKVKTIVPQDAVAKEAEKVIAGLGVISTSVAGIGESVVTSGALAIVKLILSTGVNPEEIRTIAVATETPTGTSESIAVQVVDTANRIIDALNKNGYGIGRLAPSVQLHIQDACASMGDALSSFAVNGLGGGKAIIVGTDDAKYKFRTGPDETGGFGSAAMLVEPADKARAGIFLSDKVGHYSSYRPDFLKPVFSDERNDSGLEFVARYPIVFGDYSNYIYAFDSYMALKNWADAVGIGINGLSMLDSTLVVAHIPYAKMPEKELAYLVRHIARNDGALRAAIRNEIGGQDEYFLDGFGDIETELSFVSDFGKIYYGNVGIPMELLSRLMQREQKKKFKSFINDRLNENKNSYIDNIMEQMIEMLEKYSPTGKLRGSMENAIAQLQGIKQKRRIAFEDIAAALDTVMAEVKEFQKLDAAYNKAVRSSPTFKKIKAMLEVDNAVWLPARQGNLYSASLALGLGSVMSRCDESKLAGIRRMLLMFYGSGSQSDVLSGTPINVGKIAEQVGRSIELETAAQKEITAAEYEAIRTDITGIYKDGSLPVTHDPLSWSVRINGEALLKSLKPYLELYEKAKSKAKLRSGDMAIAATADKNKSKSV, via the coding sequence ATGGAGAATGCAGATGCACCTATTGAAGCAGTACCTGAAAGCAGGGTTGCCATAACAGGCCTGGCGTATTCGCTCGGCAGACTGCGCATTTCAACCGAGGAAAAGGTCAAGACAATAGTGCCGCAGGACGCGGTGGCGAAAGAGGCTGAAAAGGTTATTGCAGGCCTTGGAGTCATAAGCACCAGCGTTGCCGGCATCGGCGAGAGCGTTGTGACAAGCGGAGCCTTGGCGATCGTCAAGCTTATACTTTCGACAGGGGTAAACCCGGAAGAGATACGCACCATCGCAGTGGCTACCGAGACCCCGACCGGCACTTCGGAGAGCATTGCTGTGCAGGTTGTCGACACTGCAAACAGGATAATAGACGCGCTTAACAAAAACGGCTACGGCATAGGAAGGCTGGCCCCTTCGGTGCAGCTGCACATACAGGACGCCTGCGCCTCCATGGGCGACGCGCTTTCGAGTTTTGCAGTAAACGGCCTTGGCGGCGGAAAGGCCATAATAGTCGGGACTGATGATGCAAAATACAAGTTCAGGACAGGTCCGGATGAAACCGGCGGATTCGGCAGTGCAGCCATGCTGGTAGAGCCTGCAGACAAGGCAAGGGCAGGCATATTTTTATCTGACAAGGTAGGCCACTACTCATCCTACAGGCCGGACTTCCTTAAGCCGGTCTTCTCGGATGAGAGGAACGACTCCGGCCTTGAATTCGTGGCCAGGTATCCGATAGTGTTTGGGGACTATTCAAACTACATATATGCATTCGATTCCTACATGGCTCTGAAAAACTGGGCCGATGCAGTAGGCATTGGAATAAATGGCCTGTCAATGCTGGACAGCACGCTCGTGGTTGCACACATACCCTATGCAAAGATGCCGGAGAAGGAGCTGGCATACCTGGTAAGGCATATTGCAAGAAACGATGGAGCGCTCAGAGCCGCCATAAGGAACGAGATAGGTGGGCAGGACGAATATTTCCTGGATGGGTTCGGCGATATTGAAACCGAGCTTAGCTTCGTTTCGGACTTCGGCAAGATCTATTACGGCAATGTGGGCATACCTATGGAGCTGCTTTCCAGGCTTATGCAGAGGGAGCAGAAGAAGAAGTTCAAGTCCTTCATAAACGACAGGCTGAATGAAAACAAAAACAGCTACATTGATAATATAATGGAGCAGATGATAGAGATGCTGGAGAAGTATTCCCCCACAGGAAAGCTTCGCGGGAGCATGGAAAACGCGATAGCGCAGCTCCAGGGCATAAAGCAGAAGCGCAGGATAGCGTTCGAAGACATAGCAGCCGCGCTTGACACCGTAATGGCTGAAGTAAAGGAGTTCCAGAAACTGGATGCCGCGTACAACAAGGCAGTAAGATCCAGCCCGACATTCAAAAAGATAAAAGCCATGCTCGAAGTCGACAACGCAGTCTGGCTTCCAGCAAGGCAGGGCAACCTTTATTCCGCATCTCTTGCACTCGGATTAGGCAGTGTAATGTCGCGCTGCGACGAATCAAAGCTTGCGGGCATAAGAAGGATGCTGCTGATGTTCTACGGCAGCGGATCGCAGTCTGACGTGCTTAGCGGCACACCCATAAATGTGGGCAAGATCGCAGAGCAGGTTGGGCGCAGCATAGAGCTGGAGACCGCGGCACAAAAGGAAATAACCGCGGCAGAGTACGAGGCCATACGCACGGACATAACAGGCATATACAAGGACGGCTCTCTGCCGGTCACCCACGACCCGCTCTCTTGGAGCGTAAGGATAAACGGCGAGGCACTGCTCAAAAGCCTCAAACCGTATCTGGAGCTTTACGAGAAGGCGAAATCCAAGGCCAAGCTAAGGAGCGGAGACATGGCCATTGCCGCAACAGCAGATAAGAATAAGTCAAAATCTGTTTGA
- a CDS encoding PpiC-type peptidyl-prolyl cis-trans isomerase, whose protein sequence is MAGKIRCAHILVEKFSTAQEVLDKLAKGESFAKLAEEYSIDGSRKRGGDLGFFGKGVMVREFEDAAFKLEKGQTSGIVKTQFGYHIIKRLE, encoded by the coding sequence ATGGCAGGCAAGATAAGGTGTGCGCACATACTTGTTGAGAAATTTTCGACTGCGCAGGAGGTGCTGGACAAGCTCGCCAAGGGCGAGAGCTTTGCAAAGCTCGCGGAGGAATACTCGATAGACGGAAGCAGGAAGCGCGGCGGAGACCTTGGCTTCTTTGGGAAAGGAGTAATGGTCAGGGAATTTGAGGATGCCGCATTCAAGCTTGAGAAGGGGCAGACGTCCGGGATTGTGAAGACGCAGTTCGGTTACCATATAATAAAGAGGCTTGAGTAG
- a CDS encoding adenylate kinase related protein (AdkA-like) — protein sequence MEAKSLDYGPAKKAPSGPVMCIVGRQGSGKSTLNGMLEEQGYRVIELSDLVRKAMPPGASISDFVKEMKERYGDMVLAKWILEEVNASKKRPVITGVKGQAEMDFLRKHLNLVVVAIDIPAQLRMERAIGNTAAPKDHPKSVEQFLRKEESEERMGLPEIIAFADYVIINDGTIEALKSKVLGIIKSVYMLRT from the coding sequence ATGGAAGCTAAAAGCCTAGACTATGGGCCTGCGAAAAAGGCGCCGTCCGGTCCGGTAATGTGCATAGTTGGAAGGCAGGGCTCTGGCAAGAGCACGCTGAACGGCATGCTGGAAGAGCAGGGCTACCGCGTCATAGAGCTGAGCGACCTGGTGCGCAAAGCGATGCCGCCCGGCGCCAGCATTTCCGATTTTGTCAAAGAAATGAAAGAAAGATACGGGGACATGGTCCTCGCAAAGTGGATACTTGAAGAGGTAAACGCATCAAAAAAGCGGCCCGTCATAACCGGAGTCAAGGGCCAGGCCGAAATGGATTTTCTTAGGAAGCACCTTAACCTGGTGGTTGTAGCCATAGACATTCCTGCGCAGCTTAGGATGGAACGTGCCATAGGCAACACCGCAGCGCCCAAAGACCATCCCAAATCTGTAGAGCAGTTTCTGAGAAAGGAGGAATCAGAGGAGCGCATGGGCCTGCCAGAAATAATCGCGTTTGCCGACTACGTGATAATAAACGACGGCACAATCGAGGCGCTGAAGTCAAAAGTTTTAGGCATAATCAAGAGCGTGTACATGCTAAGAACCTAG
- a CDS encoding HAD-superfamily hydrolase, subfamily IIB: protein MEIHEMISKSIFVFDFNGTLTVSKNPVDKEMLQLMVRLLKYKDVAIVSGRDIRYIHDLFIDLLPKDAKLLSRLMVMPTYGSAFYRFEPSSGQWIEVYSHRLSEEEKGKIIGAIRESVMKAGFQENFIGEAFEDRDTQIAFSALGHDAPLELKKAWDPDNRKRAIIKSFLTQTLGEYEITIGGPTGIDVNRKGITKGFAIRQLMEKTGCRLDDIVFIGDALFEHGNDYPVKETGVDCIEVKDPAHVKKLLGEVVSALEVKYAQEERA, encoded by the coding sequence ATGGAGATACATGAGATGATTTCAAAGTCCATCTTCGTTTTTGATTTTAACGGGACGCTTACAGTAAGCAAAAACCCCGTGGACAAGGAAATGCTGCAACTGATGGTCAGGCTCCTGAAATACAAAGACGTCGCGATAGTGAGCGGAAGGGACATCAGATACATACACGATCTTTTTATAGACCTGCTGCCTAAAGATGCGAAACTACTGTCTAGGCTGATGGTCATGCCGACGTACGGTTCTGCGTTCTACAGATTCGAGCCTTCTTCGGGGCAGTGGATTGAGGTATATTCCCACCGGCTTTCCGAAGAGGAAAAGGGAAAGATAATAGGGGCCATACGCGAGTCCGTAATGAAGGCCGGATTCCAGGAGAACTTCATAGGCGAGGCTTTCGAAGACAGGGATACCCAAATAGCGTTCTCGGCGCTCGGACATGATGCCCCCCTTGAATTGAAGAAGGCGTGGGACCCGGACAATAGAAAAAGGGCCATAATAAAGAGCTTTTTGACGCAGACGCTGGGCGAATATGAGATAACAATAGGAGGGCCTACCGGAATAGACGTAAACAGGAAGGGAATAACAAAAGGCTTCGCAATAAGGCAGCTTATGGAGAAGACCGGCTGCAGGCTGGACGACATAGTCTTTATAGGAGATGCGCTTTTCGAGCACGGAAACGATTATCCAGTAAAGGAAACTGGCGTGGACTGCATTGAGGTAAAGGATCCGGCGCACGTCAAGAAACTGCTTGGTGAAGTGGTCAGTGCACTTGAGGTAAAATACGCACAGGAGGAACGTGCCTAG
- a CDS encoding NAD-dependent epimerase/dehydratase, producing MKAIILGADGYLGWPLSLALAQRGHEVICIDNLATRRCVKEVGSTSGMPIESMENRVASLNKRVRKKARFIKADITKGSTLRDVIRREKPDAVVHFAEQRSAPYSMINEKHAVYTMENNTIGTLKLIYAVKETSPGTHILKMGTMGEFGTPDFDIPESAFVNAKIMGEDKYSKILTPKWAGSWYHWTKVHDTHNMLYANSLWGCTITDVMQGPVYGTRTKEITSSGLNTRFDFDGVWGTVVNKFCAQAVLGMPLIRFGKGGQVRGFISLQDSINALVLLLEKPPGKGEYRHVNQFMELFSTLELEKEVKRAAARVLGKELETMQIEDPRVEKESHYYNPKKEILEKLGFKLAWKLKDNIPEMLRDLEPNKNLLSRYKAVIRPTVKWK from the coding sequence TTGAAAGCTATAATATTGGGTGCTGATGGCTACCTCGGCTGGCCACTTTCTCTTGCGCTGGCGCAGAGGGGGCACGAAGTAATATGCATAGACAATCTTGCTACAAGGAGATGCGTTAAGGAGGTAGGCTCTACCAGCGGAATGCCCATAGAGAGCATGGAAAACAGGGTTGCTTCGCTCAACAAGAGGGTGCGCAAAAAGGCGCGCTTTATAAAAGCGGACATAACAAAGGGCAGCACACTAAGGGATGTCATCAGGAGGGAAAAGCCTGATGCGGTTGTGCACTTTGCCGAGCAGAGATCCGCGCCGTATTCCATGATAAACGAAAAGCATGCAGTTTACACTATGGAGAACAACACCATAGGCACGCTTAAGCTCATATATGCCGTCAAGGAAACAAGCCCGGGCACGCACATCCTGAAAATGGGCACTATGGGCGAGTTCGGCACGCCGGATTTCGACATACCGGAATCCGCCTTCGTAAATGCGAAGATAATGGGAGAGGACAAATACTCGAAAATCCTCACCCCAAAATGGGCCGGTTCATGGTACCACTGGACAAAGGTGCACGATACCCACAACATGCTTTATGCGAATTCCCTGTGGGGATGCACAATAACAGATGTGATGCAGGGCCCGGTGTATGGCACGCGCACAAAGGAGATAACAAGCTCTGGCCTCAACACCAGGTTTGATTTCGACGGCGTGTGGGGCACCGTGGTGAACAAGTTCTGCGCTCAGGCAGTCCTCGGAATGCCACTGATAAGGTTTGGGAAAGGAGGCCAGGTAAGGGGATTTATATCGCTTCAGGACAGCATAAATGCGCTTGTGCTGCTGCTTGAAAAGCCGCCCGGAAAAGGCGAATACAGGCACGTGAACCAGTTCATGGAATTGTTCAGCACGCTCGAATTGGAGAAAGAAGTCAAGCGCGCGGCGGCCAGGGTGCTTGGCAAGGAGCTCGAGACTATGCAGATAGAGGACCCCAGGGTAGAAAAGGAAAGCCACTATTATAACCCCAAAAAGGAGATTTTGGAGAAGCTGGGATTCAAGCTTGCGTGGAAGCTGAAGGACAACATACCTGAAATGCTTAGGGACCTGGAGCCGAACAAGAATCTGCTGTCGCGCTACAAGGCAGTGATAAGACCCACAGTGAAGTGGAAGTAA